In Ailuropoda melanoleuca isolate Jingjing chromosome 4, ASM200744v2, whole genome shotgun sequence, the following proteins share a genomic window:
- the TIMM29 gene encoding LOW QUALITY PROTEIN: mitochondrial import inner membrane translocase subunit Tim29 (The sequence of the model RefSeq protein was modified relative to this genomic sequence to represent the inferred CDS: deleted 1 base in 1 codon), translated as MATAALKRFWSRNREESGGPATEKPGVWTRLGSWARVLLRDYAEACGDAAAAARARPWRAALYAGLLGGAAACCALAPSEGAFEEALLDASGTLLLLAPATRNRASEDYVQRLLWLRGRGRLRHVNLGLCALVYEAPVDAEASLYQARCRYLQPRWADFPDRILDVGFVGRWWVLAARMRDCDINDEEFQHLPAHLRIVGPHQLHSETNERLFDEKYKPVVLTDDQVDQALWEEQVLQKEKKDRLALSQADSLVRSEVPG; from the exons ATGGCGACGGCCGCTCTGAAAAGATTTTGGTCCCGAAACCGTGAGGAGTCTGGTGGCCCAGCGACCGAGAAGCCGGGCGTGTGGACGCGGTTGG gCTCCTGGGCCCGCGTGCTGCTCCGAGACTACGCCGAGGCGTGCGGGGACGCGGCAGCGGCGGCGCGGGCTCGGCCCTGGCGGGCGGCCTTGTACGCGGGGCTGCTGGGCGGCGCTGCGGCCTGTTGCGCGCTGGCGCCGAGCGAGGGC GCCTTCGAGGAGGCGCTGCTCGACGCGTCGGGGACCCTCTTGCTGCTGGCCCCGGCCACGCGCAACCGCGCCTCCGAGGACTACGTGCAGCGGCTGCTCTGGCTGCGGGGGCGCGGCCGCCTCCGCCACGTGAACCTGGGTCTCTGCGCGCTCGTGTACGAGGCGCCCGTCGACGCCGAGGCCAGCCTCTACCAGGCCCGCTGCCGCTACCTGCAGCCCCGCTGGGCTGACTTCCCGGACCGGATCCTGGACGTGGGCTTCGTGGGCCGCTGGTGGGTGCTGGCCGCCCGGATGCGCGACTGCGACATCAACGACGAGGAGTTCCAACACCTGCCAGCCCATCTGCGCATCGTTGGGCCGCATCAGCTGCATTCCGAGACCAACGAGCGGCTCTTTGACGAGAAGTACAAGCCTGTCGTGCTCACCGATGATCAGGTGGACCAGGCGCTGTGGGAGGAGCAGGTCttgcagaaggagaagaaggacaGACTCGCTCTGAGTCAGGCCGACTCCCTAGTGCGGTCGGAGGTCCCCGGATGA